One segment of Capnocytophaga sp. oral taxon 878 DNA contains the following:
- a CDS encoding aminoacyl-histidine dipeptidase, which translates to MKISELEPKQLWANFASLNAVPRPSKKEEKVIAFMVNFGKSLGLDTYQDEAGNVIIKKPASAGMESRKTVVLQSHLDMVHQKNNDTVFDFATEGIKMLVDGEWVCADGTTLGADNGIGVAAIMSLLQSKDIPHPAIEALFTIDEETGMTGAKELKGGLLTGAYLLNLDTEEDDEIDIGCAGGVDVSAFREYDLVPTPKDSVAFTLTIKGLHGGHSGTDIHKGYANANKLMNRLLFACTEKFGLHIAQIDGGGLRNAIPRESVAVVTVGKGDEAAFKAEIATLTKHLKHEFAGTEPSLTVLLETTPVPEMVMEEEEQADILRALYAAYNGVYKMSQTMEDLVETSNNVARVQLKDGEVSVYCLTRSASETSKFDLANTLRAAFELAGFEVEYTGSYPGWEPKVDAEILAIVKGQYEELFGSTPNVVACHAGLECGLLGTHYPKMEMVSFGPTIKGAHSPAERVNIASVQKFWKFLLAILKNIPNK; encoded by the coding sequence ATGAAAATATCAGAATTAGAACCAAAACAGTTATGGGCGAACTTTGCGAGCCTTAATGCCGTGCCTCGCCCCTCAAAGAAAGAAGAGAAAGTAATTGCCTTTATGGTGAACTTTGGGAAAAGTTTGGGTCTTGATACCTATCAAGACGAAGCGGGCAATGTAATTATTAAGAAACCGGCTTCGGCAGGGATGGAAAGTCGGAAAACGGTAGTATTACAGTCGCATTTGGATATGGTACACCAAAAAAATAATGATACGGTGTTTGACTTTGCTACTGAAGGTATTAAAATGCTAGTAGATGGCGAGTGGGTATGTGCTGATGGCACGACTCTTGGAGCTGATAACGGTATAGGGGTCGCGGCCATAATGAGCCTCTTGCAAAGTAAAGATATACCACACCCAGCTATTGAAGCCCTTTTCACGATAGATGAAGAAACAGGAATGACCGGTGCTAAAGAACTAAAAGGAGGCTTACTTACTGGGGCTTACCTACTGAACTTGGATACCGAAGAAGATGATGAAATAGATATAGGATGTGCTGGGGGTGTGGATGTATCGGCTTTTAGAGAATATGACCTTGTGCCTACGCCAAAAGATTCGGTAGCTTTTACTCTTACCATAAAAGGGTTGCACGGAGGACATAGTGGTACCGACATACATAAAGGCTATGCCAATGCTAATAAACTGATGAACAGATTACTGTTTGCTTGTACTGAGAAATTCGGTTTGCATATAGCACAAATAGATGGAGGCGGATTGCGCAATGCAATACCCCGAGAGAGTGTGGCTGTAGTTACCGTAGGCAAAGGTGATGAAGCTGCTTTTAAAGCAGAGATAGCTACCCTTACAAAACATTTAAAACACGAATTTGCTGGAACTGAACCAAGCCTTACAGTGCTGTTAGAAACAACACCTGTACCTGAAATGGTGATGGAAGAAGAGGAGCAAGCTGATATACTACGCGCTTTGTATGCGGCTTACAATGGGGTATACAAAATGAGCCAGACTATGGAAGACCTTGTAGAGACGAGCAATAACGTAGCCCGTGTACAGCTAAAAGACGGAGAGGTGAGCGTATATTGCCTTACCCGCTCGGCTTCGGAAACATCTAAATTTGATTTGGCTAATACCCTTAGAGCGGCATTTGAATTGGCAGGTTTTGAAGTGGAATATACAGGTAGTTACCCAGGATGGGAGCCTAAGGTAGATGCTGAGATATTGGCTATTGTAAAGGGACAATACGAGGAGCTGTTTGGCAGTACCCCTAATGTAGTAGCATGCCACGCAGGCTTAGAGTGCGGCTTATTAGGTACTCATTATCCTAAAATGGAAATGGTGAGCTTTGGGCCTACAATTAAAGGAGCACACTCACCTGCTGAAAGGGTAAATATTGCTTCAGTACAAAAATTCTGGAAGTTTTTATTAGCAATACTAAAGAATATTCCTAATAAATAA
- a CDS encoding MoxR family ATPase gives MEQRTSVDISQINEKIERESIFIDALTSEMNKVIVGQKHMVNALLIGLLGKGHILLEGVPGLAKTLSINTLAKSVHGSFSRIQFTPDLLPADVIGTMTYNIKQNEFSIKKGPIFANFVLADEINRAPAKVQSALLEAMQERQVTIGDSTFKLDAPFMVMATQNPVEQEGTYPLPEAQVDRFMLKTVIDYPKLDEEQRIMRDNLSNSYAVVNQTVSLEQILRAQEAVREVYMDEKIEKYILDIIFATRYPEKYNLADLKPLINFGASPRGSINLAMAAKCYAFIKRRGYVIPEDVRAVVYDVLRHRIGITYEAEAENITSVEMIQKIVNTIEVP, from the coding sequence ATGGAACAAAGAACTTCTGTGGATATCAGTCAGATAAACGAAAAAATAGAGCGGGAGAGTATTTTTATTGATGCTCTTACATCTGAAATGAACAAAGTAATTGTAGGGCAAAAACATATGGTGAACGCCCTATTGATAGGATTGCTAGGCAAAGGGCACATTCTTTTGGAAGGAGTACCAGGTTTGGCAAAAACACTTTCTATCAACACCCTTGCCAAATCGGTACACGGTTCATTCAGTAGGATTCAGTTTACACCAGACCTACTGCCTGCTGATGTGATAGGTACTATGACGTATAACATCAAGCAAAATGAGTTTTCTATAAAAAAAGGACCTATCTTTGCTAACTTTGTTTTGGCCGATGAGATAAACCGTGCGCCAGCTAAAGTGCAATCGGCTTTATTGGAGGCTATGCAAGAGCGACAAGTAACCATTGGTGACTCGACCTTTAAACTTGATGCTCCTTTTATGGTAATGGCTACCCAGAACCCCGTAGAGCAAGAGGGCACCTACCCCCTACCTGAAGCACAAGTAGACCGCTTTATGCTAAAAACTGTTATTGATTATCCTAAACTAGATGAAGAACAACGTATTATGCGGGATAACCTTAGCAATAGCTATGCAGTAGTGAACCAAACAGTAAGTTTGGAGCAAATACTTAGAGCACAAGAGGCTGTACGTGAAGTATATATGGATGAAAAGATTGAAAAATATATATTGGATATTATTTTTGCAACTCGTTATCCTGAAAAGTACAACTTGGCTGATTTGAAACCACTTATAAACTTTGGAGCTTCACCTCGTGGTAGTATTAACTTGGCTATGGCTGCTAAGTGTTATGCCTTTATTAAACGTAGAGGTTATGTAATTCCTGAAGATGTACGTGCTGTAGTTTATGATGTATTGCGCCATCGTATAGGTATTACCTATGAAGCTGAGGCAGAGAATATAACTTCTGTAGAGATGATTCAGAAAATAGTAAATACTATTGAAGTACCATAA
- a CDS encoding DUF58 domain-containing protein, with translation MDTKELLKKVRKIEIKTRKLSDNIFGGEYHSTFKGRGMTFSEVRPYQFGDDIRNIDWNVTARYNEPFVKVFEEERELTLILMIDVSGSELFGTNQQFKSEVITEIAATLAFAALQNNDKTGLILFSDQIELYIPPKKGKSHVLRIIRELIEFQPKSFKTNIGEAFEFLSRVMKKKAIVFMLSDFMDKGYEKPIQIAAKKHDITGIRIYDRKETELPNLGYIIVKDAETGSLMRVNTTSATVRKEYSKQYQETVGYFETLWKKSGAGVVSCRSDESYTQKLLGYFKNR, from the coding sequence TTGGATACTAAGGAATTACTTAAAAAAGTACGCAAGATAGAGATTAAAACACGTAAACTTTCCGATAATATTTTTGGAGGGGAGTATCACTCTACTTTTAAAGGACGTGGGATGACCTTTAGTGAGGTGCGTCCGTACCAATTTGGCGATGATATTCGCAATATTGACTGGAATGTAACAGCACGCTATAACGAACCTTTTGTAAAAGTATTTGAAGAAGAGCGCGAACTTACTCTTATACTAATGATTGATGTAAGTGGTAGTGAGCTTTTTGGTACCAATCAGCAGTTTAAAAGTGAAGTAATTACAGAAATAGCAGCTACTTTAGCTTTTGCTGCCCTACAGAATAATGATAAGACAGGATTAATACTCTTTTCTGATCAAATAGAGCTTTATATTCCTCCTAAAAAAGGGAAATCACACGTATTGCGTATTATTAGAGAGCTAATTGAGTTTCAGCCCAAGAGTTTCAAGACAAATATAGGTGAGGCTTTTGAATTTCTCAGCCGTGTAATGAAGAAAAAAGCTATTGTTTTTATGCTATCGGATTTTATGGATAAAGGGTATGAAAAGCCTATACAGATAGCTGCTAAAAAACATGATATTACGGGCATCCGCATTTATGATCGGAAAGAAACTGAGTTACCTAACTTGGGCTATATAATAGTAAAAGATGCAGAAACAGGTTCTTTAATGCGGGTAAATACAACATCGGCAACAGTGCGCAAAGAATATTCAAAACAATATCAAGAAACAGTAGGGTACTTTGAGACTTTGTGGAAAAAATCGGGAGCAGGTGTAGTGAGTTGTAGAAGTGATGAAAGCTATACCCAAAAATTATTGGGATACTTTAAGAATAGGTAA
- a CDS encoding BatD family protein — translation MKRILYYISLLVFPSLYGQEVKVEANTNNIKIGEQIQYKIAVKAPADAAVQFPEGQTFGALEMVKTRPADTLNASASYELVKEYYLTQFDEGKYAIPPQKIRIGNQDYFTDSLHIEVHNIAIDTLKQPLYDIKPIQEVPAPAKSYFWVWLGIGIWLFILAAFLFYFLVIRKKKITFPWQRKQLPPFDRAIQDLKDLQNSKYLIQSQHKEYYTRLTDIVKVYLEDEVHILAKESTTDELLDKINVLQEEGKLNLTEETINNLKRVLQNADLVKFAKNKPSDNNAEYDRETIENVVIKTKEAIPEIPSEQQLDEQAYLQQIRLKRQKRKRLLIRIAAGVGLFIFLSGVGLYFGYRSLKNWLFNPYISELNEGKWITSDYGYPITELTTPKALTRRQIVDIAEYKSLINNQYSFYMGSLNSELYILTNIFSFRAGMDDNQNELLLDPQKVNEIMLSELDKAGAKNITTLQEEYTTPSGIKGIKVYGKMTIPDEVGRPMNASYELYSFTENNALQQLLITHINDINADELTKRIVNSITFKN, via the coding sequence ATGAAACGAATATTATACTATATATCTTTATTAGTATTTCCTAGTCTTTATGGCCAAGAGGTAAAAGTAGAGGCAAATACTAATAACATCAAAATAGGCGAGCAAATACAGTATAAAATAGCGGTAAAAGCTCCTGCTGATGCTGCTGTGCAATTTCCTGAAGGACAAACCTTTGGAGCATTGGAAATGGTAAAAACACGCCCTGCTGATACTCTTAATGCTTCTGCTAGTTATGAATTAGTAAAAGAGTACTACCTAACTCAGTTTGATGAAGGTAAATATGCTATACCTCCTCAAAAAATACGAATTGGTAACCAGGACTATTTTACTGATTCGCTCCATATAGAAGTACATAACATCGCTATCGATACCCTAAAACAACCTCTGTATGACATTAAACCTATACAAGAAGTTCCTGCCCCTGCAAAGTCTTACTTTTGGGTATGGCTAGGTATAGGTATTTGGCTATTCATCTTAGCTGCTTTTCTTTTTTACTTTTTAGTGATTCGGAAAAAGAAAATTACTTTCCCTTGGCAACGCAAACAACTACCTCCTTTTGATAGAGCTATCCAAGATTTAAAAGACCTTCAAAACTCTAAATATCTTATCCAATCACAACATAAAGAGTATTACACACGACTTACTGACATCGTAAAAGTTTATTTAGAAGATGAAGTACATATCTTGGCTAAAGAAAGTACTACTGATGAGTTATTAGACAAAATTAATGTGCTACAAGAAGAAGGAAAGCTAAACCTTACGGAAGAAACCATCAATAACTTAAAAAGGGTACTCCAAAATGCTGACTTGGTTAAGTTTGCCAAAAATAAACCATCGGACAATAATGCAGAATATGACCGAGAAACTATTGAGAATGTAGTAATAAAAACAAAAGAAGCTATTCCTGAGATACCATCTGAACAACAACTTGATGAACAGGCTTATTTGCAACAAATAAGACTAAAACGTCAAAAACGTAAACGGTTATTAATACGGATAGCTGCTGGAGTAGGACTTTTCATATTCTTATCAGGTGTTGGATTATATTTTGGTTATCGTTCTTTAAAAAACTGGTTATTTAACCCATATATATCAGAACTAAATGAAGGTAAGTGGATTACTAGTGATTATGGCTATCCTATTACTGAACTTACTACACCTAAAGCACTCACCCGTAGACAAATTGTAGATATTGCTGAATATAAATCATTAATAAATAACCAATATAGTTTCTATATGGGTAGTTTGAACTCGGAACTATATATACTTACCAATATTTTTTCATTTAGAGCAGGTATGGATGATAATCAGAATGAGCTACTATTAGACCCACAAAAAGTAAATGAAATAATGCTTAGTGAGTTAGATAAAGCAGGTGCTAAGAATATTACTACCTTACAAGAGGAATACACTACCCCTTCAGGAATAAAAGGTATAAAGGTATATGGAAAAATGACTATTCCTGATGAAGTAGGAAGACCTATGAATGCCTCATACGAGTTATATAGCTTTACTGAGAATAATGCACTGCAACAGCTACTTATTACTCATATTAACGATATAAATGCTGATGAGCTTACAAAAAGAATAGTAAACTCCATTACTTTCAAAAATTAA
- a CDS encoding VWA domain-containing protein has translation MFKDITFANPEFFWLLLLIPFMIIWYIYWNKKSMPNTIFSSTIAFKNSSSWMDYLYHTLFTLRIIAVTLLIIALARPQTHSENAKTKVTEGIDIVMAIDVSASMLSQDLKPNRFEALKKVASQFVKDRSNDRIGLVIYAGESYTKTPVTSDKSIILNSLSELNYGQIEDGTAIGMGLTTAVNRLKESKAKSRVIILLTDGVNNTGFVDPQTAAELAAEYGIKVYTVGIGSNGMALSPYALNADGSIMYRMQQVEIDEPLMKKIAQTTKGRYFRATNNQKLEQIYNEINKLETSKIEEFKYTEIDEKFRNLVIITAILLLLEFLLKHAIYRNEL, from the coding sequence ATGTTTAAAGATATTACTTTTGCTAATCCGGAGTTCTTTTGGTTATTATTGCTTATCCCTTTTATGATAATATGGTATATCTATTGGAATAAGAAATCAATGCCTAATACTATATTTTCATCAACCATAGCCTTTAAAAATAGTAGCTCATGGATGGATTATTTATATCACACACTATTCACTTTAAGAATAATAGCTGTTACCTTACTGATAATAGCTTTAGCAAGACCACAAACACATTCGGAAAATGCTAAAACTAAGGTAACTGAAGGAATTGATATTGTAATGGCTATTGATGTATCAGCAAGTATGTTATCTCAGGATTTGAAACCTAATAGGTTTGAAGCTCTTAAAAAAGTAGCATCACAATTTGTAAAAGACCGGTCTAATGATCGTATTGGTTTAGTAATTTATGCTGGAGAAAGTTATACAAAAACACCTGTAACTAGCGATAAAAGCATTATCCTAAACAGTCTTTCAGAACTTAATTATGGACAAATAGAAGATGGAACTGCTATTGGTATGGGACTAACTACAGCTGTAAATAGATTAAAGGAAAGTAAAGCTAAAAGCCGTGTTATTATTCTCCTTACTGATGGTGTTAATAACACAGGCTTTGTAGACCCTCAAACAGCTGCTGAATTAGCAGCAGAGTATGGTATTAAGGTATATACTGTAGGTATTGGTAGTAATGGCATGGCGCTTTCTCCTTATGCCCTTAATGCAGATGGTAGCATAATGTATCGTATGCAACAAGTAGAAATTGATGAACCCCTAATGAAGAAAATTGCCCAAACTACCAAAGGACGTTATTTTAGGGCTACTAACAATCAAAAGTTAGAACAGATTTATAATGAAATTAATAAATTAGAAACCAGTAAAATTGAAGAGTTTAAATACACAGAAATTGATGAAAAATTTAGAAACTTAGTTATTATAACTGCTATATTATTATTGTTAGAGTTCTTATTAAAACATGCTATTTACAGAAATGAATTATAA
- the lipA gene encoding lipoyl synthase gives MDVENFAIISTSNEEPSIDRKPQWIRVKLPTGKKYTELRNVVDRYNLHTICTSGSCPNMGECWGEGTATFMILGNICTRSCGFCGVKTGRPDSLDWEEPEKVARSIKLMGIKHAVLTSVDRDDLKDMGSIIWAETVRAVRRMNPQTTMETLIPDFQGVERNLNRLLQAAPEIISHNMETVRRLTREVRIQAKYDRSLQVLKFLKENGANRTKSGIMLGLGETEEEVIETLHDLKEAKVDIVTIGQYLQPTKQHLPVKKFITPEQFNKYKEIGMEIGFRHVESGALVRSSYRAQKHLL, from the coding sequence ATGGATGTAGAAAATTTCGCTATAATATCAACAAGTAATGAAGAACCTTCTATTGACCGAAAACCTCAATGGATACGTGTAAAACTACCAACAGGCAAAAAATATACAGAACTACGAAATGTAGTTGATAGATATAACCTTCATACTATTTGCACTTCAGGAAGTTGCCCTAATATGGGAGAATGTTGGGGGGAAGGAACGGCTACTTTTATGATTTTAGGCAATATTTGTACTCGATCTTGCGGATTTTGTGGTGTTAAAACAGGCCGCCCAGACTCTCTTGATTGGGAAGAACCGGAAAAAGTAGCTCGCTCTATTAAACTAATGGGTATCAAACATGCTGTACTTACTTCTGTAGATCGTGATGACCTTAAAGATATGGGGAGTATTATTTGGGCTGAAACAGTTCGTGCTGTAAGGCGTATGAATCCACAAACTACAATGGAAACTCTTATACCTGACTTTCAAGGGGTAGAACGTAATCTTAATAGACTGCTACAAGCAGCTCCTGAAATTATATCACATAATATGGAAACAGTACGCCGTCTTACTCGTGAGGTACGTATACAAGCCAAATATGATCGTAGCTTGCAGGTTTTGAAGTTTTTAAAAGAGAATGGAGCTAATCGTACTAAATCAGGGATAATGTTGGGTTTAGGAGAAACTGAAGAAGAGGTGATTGAAACCTTACATGACTTAAAAGAAGCCAAAGTAGATATAGTAACTATAGGTCAATATTTACAACCTACTAAACAACACCTACCAGTAAAGAAGTTTATTACTCCTGAACAATTCAATAAGTATAAAGAAATAGGAATGGAAATTGGTTTTCGTCATGTAGAAAGTGGAGCTTTAGTAAGATCTTCATACCGAGCGCAAAAGCACCTATTATAG
- a CDS encoding thioredoxin-like domain-containing protein — MKRRLSFFVILIITAISCKEKGTDATILRGFFPNAQDASVVLYLNDTPIDTTYLNKDKNFIFHLDITESKLFNFETEGKFQYVFLEPNDSLVVYANAFRFDQSISFSGKGSAINNFVVAQANDSNEDIMKAYFLLPPSRYKQKMDSIYNERKNEYDTFLKRNPNLSEKAKKLALVSITFPIYKEMEIYPFVYQGKGTTPITEQLPPDFYDYRNNINYNDAFLEYFRPYYQYMVMYINNLAFTKYTYDKHTLVDVSRELGFHLEKIKIIDSLFTKGSLRDNLYRNAAYAYIFNIQEHIDYKDYFDKFAKYNKNNEHKTELDRVFNNVIALQAGKVPPDFDLINAKGEFTKFSQIQKHEVTIYYFWSVNQREISNLIFDRITQLKSLYPNVKFVGIDIGQDKNEWRKKISEIQSTDQYHSINFMDLSQKFLINNINKSLIIDKNGRIISAFEDIFSPNLEKLLLLKES; from the coding sequence ATGAAAAGAAGACTATCCTTTTTTGTGATTTTGATAATCACAGCTATTTCTTGTAAAGAGAAAGGAACTGATGCTACTATTTTAAGAGGTTTTTTTCCTAATGCTCAGGATGCATCAGTTGTTCTATATCTAAATGATACTCCTATTGATACCACTTATTTAAATAAAGATAAAAACTTTATTTTTCATTTAGACATAACTGAAAGTAAGCTTTTTAACTTTGAAACAGAAGGTAAATTTCAATATGTATTCTTAGAGCCTAATGATAGCTTAGTAGTATATGCTAATGCTTTTAGGTTTGACCAAAGTATCTCTTTTTCGGGTAAAGGTTCAGCTATTAACAACTTTGTAGTAGCACAGGCTAATGATAGTAATGAAGATATTATGAAAGCTTATTTTTTATTGCCACCCTCACGTTATAAACAAAAAATGGACTCAATTTATAATGAACGAAAAAATGAGTATGATACTTTTCTAAAAAGAAATCCTAACCTATCGGAAAAAGCCAAGAAGCTAGCCTTGGTAAGTATTACATTCCCTATATACAAGGAAATGGAAATTTACCCTTTTGTATACCAAGGTAAAGGGACTACTCCTATTACAGAGCAATTACCTCCTGATTTTTATGATTATCGGAATAATATCAATTATAATGATGCTTTTTTAGAGTATTTTCGTCCTTATTACCAATATATGGTAATGTATATTAATAATTTAGCTTTTACAAAATATACTTATGATAAGCATACACTTGTAGATGTTAGCAGAGAGTTAGGATTTCACCTTGAGAAAATAAAGATTATCGATAGTCTATTTACTAAAGGTAGCTTGCGTGATAATTTGTATCGCAATGCAGCTTATGCTTATATATTTAATATTCAGGAGCATATTGATTATAAAGACTACTTTGATAAGTTTGCTAAATACAATAAAAATAATGAGCATAAAACTGAGCTTGATAGGGTATTTAATAATGTGATAGCCTTGCAAGCAGGTAAAGTACCACCTGATTTTGATCTTATTAATGCCAAAGGCGAGTTTACTAAATTCTCTCAAATACAAAAGCATGAAGTAACTATATATTATTTTTGGTCTGTGAATCAAAGAGAAATTTCTAACCTTATTTTTGACAGGATAACACAGCTAAAATCGTTATATCCCAATGTAAAATTTGTAGGTATTGATATTGGACAAGATAAAAATGAATGGCGTAAAAAAATATCTGAAATTCAATCAACAGATCAATATCACTCTATTAATTTTATGGATTTATCACAAAAATTTCTAATTAATAATATTAATAAATCATTAATTATAGATAAAAATGGTCGTATTATTTCAGCTTTTGAAGATATTTTCAGTCCTAATTTAGAAAAATTATTACTTTTAAAAGAATCATAA
- a CDS encoding rhomboid family intramembrane serine protease gives MKLKEYLQEMKASDKLILLTLLLFVFTKLLVYTGNVQEQQLNQWLCVPSNIYMLWQRPWVLFSYAFYHISFEHLLGNMLFLFLIGRIFFRIYKLKDFLLVYFLGLLVGAFTFLLISYLFPEWVNNTMLLGASAAIMALFSFLVTLMPNYGVYLFTYRVKILYVLLFVFLIDLINFSSNSGGKIAHLGGVSTGVIVGLLYKYLFAFQKRKKQDSNVIPKDSQSHFEEEQRIKQHKVKQLLDKISASGYASLTDVEKKYLFEVSKEI, from the coding sequence ATGAAATTAAAGGAATACTTGCAAGAAATGAAGGCTTCTGATAAATTGATACTGCTTACCTTATTACTATTTGTATTCACAAAATTACTTGTTTATACGGGAAATGTGCAAGAGCAACAACTCAATCAGTGGTTATGTGTGCCTTCTAACATATATATGTTATGGCAACGTCCTTGGGTGCTTTTCTCATATGCTTTTTATCATATAAGTTTTGAGCACTTATTAGGTAATATGCTTTTTCTATTTCTTATAGGACGCATTTTTTTTCGTATTTACAAATTGAAAGACTTTTTATTAGTCTATTTTTTAGGGCTATTAGTAGGAGCTTTTACTTTTTTACTAATAAGTTATCTTTTTCCAGAATGGGTTAATAATACAATGCTTTTAGGAGCTTCGGCTGCTATAATGGCTCTCTTTTCCTTTCTAGTAACTTTAATGCCTAACTATGGGGTATATTTATTTACTTATAGAGTAAAAATTTTATATGTGTTGTTGTTTGTTTTTTTGATTGATTTGATTAATTTTTCATCTAATTCAGGAGGTAAAATAGCACATTTAGGAGGGGTATCAACAGGTGTTATTGTAGGTTTATTGTATAAGTATTTATTTGCATTTCAAAAAAGAAAAAAACAGGATTCAAATGTGATTCCAAAAGACTCTCAATCTCATTTTGAAGAAGAACAAAGGATAAAACAACATAAAGTTAAACAGCTGTTAGATAAAATATCTGCAAGTGGCTACGCAAGTCTTACAGATGTAGAAAAGAAGTATCTTTTTGAAGTTAGTAAGGAAATTTAA
- the lpxB gene encoding lipid-A-disaccharide synthase — translation MKYYIIAGEASGDLHASNLMKALKEKDPQAIFRFWGGDQMQAVGGTLVKHYRDLAFMGFWEVLTNLRTILKNISFCKKDITAFQPDLIVFIDYPGFNMRIAQWAKKQGFATHYYISPQIWAWKENRIKAIKRDVDAMYVILPFEKDFYEKKHHYKVHFVGHPLLDAIAQRKEVNEAAFRTENNLDNRPIIALLPGSRKQEISKMLKIMLSIVNDYHQYQFVIAGAPSIEFDFYQKFIKDENVHFVSNKTYDLLSVAYAALVTSGTATLETALLNVPEVVCYKGNWISYHIAKSIIKLKYISLVNLIMDKPVVKELIQGELTKANLEKELNKISTYAHRYEVFKDYVFLREKLGGEGASNRTAELILKK, via the coding sequence ATGAAATATTATATTATAGCTGGTGAAGCTTCTGGTGATTTACACGCTTCTAACCTAATGAAAGCTTTAAAAGAAAAAGACCCACAAGCTATTTTTCGCTTTTGGGGTGGTGACCAAATGCAAGCAGTAGGAGGTACACTAGTAAAACATTACCGTGATCTTGCTTTTATGGGGTTTTGGGAAGTGCTTACTAATTTGCGTACTATACTAAAAAACATTAGCTTTTGCAAGAAAGATATTACTGCTTTTCAGCCTGATTTGATTGTTTTTATTGATTATCCAGGGTTTAATATGCGTATAGCTCAATGGGCTAAAAAACAAGGTTTTGCTACCCATTATTATATATCACCACAAATATGGGCGTGGAAAGAAAACCGGATCAAAGCTATTAAGCGTGATGTAGATGCAATGTATGTAATCCTTCCATTTGAAAAGGATTTTTATGAGAAAAAGCATCATTATAAAGTCCATTTCGTAGGGCACCCCTTGCTAGACGCTATAGCCCAGCGTAAAGAGGTAAATGAAGCTGCCTTTAGGACTGAAAATAACTTAGATAATCGTCCTATTATAGCGTTATTACCAGGTAGCCGTAAGCAGGAAATTAGCAAAATGTTAAAAATAATGCTATCAATAGTTAATGATTATCATCAATATCAATTTGTAATTGCAGGAGCTCCTTCTATTGAATTTGATTTTTATCAGAAGTTTATCAAAGATGAAAATGTACATTTTGTAAGTAACAAAACCTATGACTTGTTATCGGTAGCTTATGCAGCCTTAGTAACTAGTGGTACAGCAACCCTTGAAACAGCCTTGCTGAATGTACCCGAAGTAGTATGTTATAAAGGGAATTGGATTTCATATCATATAGCTAAAAGCATTATTAAACTTAAATATATTTCATTAGTGAACCTTATAATGGATAAGCCAGTAGTGAAAGAGCTTATACAAGGAGAACTCACCAAAGCAAATTTAGAAAAAGAATTGAATAAAATTTCAACATATGCACATCGCTATGAAGTTTTTAAAGATTATGTGTTTTTGCGTGAAAAATTGGGTGGAGAAGGAGCAAGTAACAGAACTGCAGAACTTATATTGAAAAAATGA